One genomic window of Candidatus Pseudobacter hemicellulosilyticus includes the following:
- the rfbD gene encoding dTDP-4-dehydrorhamnose reductase, translating to MSKPIVLVTGAYGQLGREMETISRTDTDREYILVDRDDLPIQNAAIVEKFFYQYSPAYCVNAAAYTAVDKAETDAEEAYLINGDAVGLLAAACKQHGTKFVHVSTDYVFDGNSPEPYTETAPVNPMNVYGLSKLKGEALCLMKDPDAIIIRTAWVYSEFGNNFVKTMLRLMKERPSLNVVSDQVGAPTYAADLAAMISRIVTGGPEAWLPGIYHYSNQGRISWYDFAVAIRDLAGLDCTVNPISTDQYPTPAKRPSFSLLDTSKIRSSFNCDIPDWKDSLHRCMQQLKALA from the coding sequence ATGTCAAAACCTATTGTACTGGTAACAGGCGCCTACGGTCAGCTGGGCAGGGAAATGGAAACCATTTCACGCACAGATACAGACAGGGAATATATATTGGTAGACCGCGATGATCTGCCCATCCAGAATGCGGCCATCGTGGAAAAATTCTTTTACCAGTACAGTCCTGCTTACTGTGTTAACGCCGCTGCCTATACGGCCGTAGACAAAGCAGAAACAGATGCCGAAGAAGCTTACCTGATCAACGGGGACGCGGTAGGGCTGCTGGCTGCCGCCTGTAAGCAGCATGGGACAAAGTTTGTGCATGTATCCACCGATTATGTTTTTGATGGCAATTCACCCGAGCCCTATACCGAAACAGCGCCGGTGAATCCCATGAACGTATACGGCCTGTCCAAGCTCAAAGGAGAAGCGCTCTGCCTGATGAAGGATCCCGATGCTATCATTATCCGCACCGCCTGGGTGTATTCTGAGTTCGGGAATAATTTTGTGAAGACCATGCTGCGTCTGATGAAAGAGCGCCCTTCCCTCAATGTGGTGAGCGACCAGGTAGGCGCCCCCACCTATGCGGCTGATCTGGCTGCCATGATCAGCAGGATCGTTACCGGTGGTCCGGAAGCCTGGCTGCCCGGTATTTACCATTACAGCAACCAGGGACGTATCAGCTGGTATGATTTTGCCGTGGCCATCAGGGACCTGGCAGGCCTTGACTGCACCGTGAACCCCATCAGCACGGACCAGTATCCCACCCCGGCCAAAAGACCATCCTTCTCCCTGCTGGATACCAGCAAGATCCGGAGCAGCTTTAACTGCGATATCCCGGACTGGAAGGATAGCCTCCACCGCTGCATGCAACAACTCAAAGCCCTCGCCTGA
- a CDS encoding RNA polymerase sigma factor, with translation MCYQLNQKTLLLQFRNGDEKALQTIMDCLRPQLLKQASALANNAQEAEEIVSDGFYKLWKFRETFHSVSNMSRYLRTVVKNSGINASKFHRRQKGLKDMLHYLMDKKEETAINGMSTEEILHMVYEEIMLLPPKPQQVIMLLLDGVSYRQIATIMHMLPATVRTNKARGIEQLRKRLRERGVL, from the coding sequence ATGTGTTATCAGTTAAACCAAAAGACCCTCCTATTACAATTCCGGAACGGCGATGAAAAAGCATTGCAAACCATAATGGACTGTCTCCGTCCCCAACTCCTTAAACAAGCATCTGCACTCGCCAATAACGCACAGGAGGCAGAAGAGATCGTTTCCGACGGCTTCTATAAACTCTGGAAATTCCGGGAAACCTTCCACTCCGTCAGCAATATGTCCCGCTATCTTCGTACTGTGGTCAAAAACTCCGGCATCAATGCAAGCAAGTTCCATCGGCGCCAGAAAGGGCTGAAGGATATGCTGCATTACCTGATGGACAAAAAGGAAGAGACGGCCATCAATGGCATGAGTACTGAAGAGATCCTGCATATGGTGTACGAGGAGATCATGCTGCTGCCACCCAAACCCCAACAGGTAATTATGTTGCTGCTGGACGGGGTCAGCTACCGGCAGATTGCCACCATCATGCATATGCTGCCGGCTACGGTGCGCACCAACAAGGCCCGCGGTATTGAGCAGTTGCGCAAAAGGCTCCGGGAAAGGGGGGTGCTATAA
- the rfbC gene encoding dTDP-4-dehydrorhamnose 3,5-epimerase, whose translation MPFTETGLPGLLVFEPMVFEDSRGFFFEAYNEKIFNQQGISGFVQDNHSRSTYGVIRGLHYQLTPHAQSKLVRVLNGKILDVAVDIRKGSPTYGKVFAIELSADNKKQLYIPAGFAHGFSVLSEVAEVLYKCNAFYHKESEGGIIYNDPILKIDWQIPADKAIISEKDAANPGFTDCKNNFEFEG comes from the coding sequence ATGCCATTTACTGAAACAGGTTTACCCGGTCTGCTGGTCTTTGAACCCATGGTGTTTGAAGACTCCCGGGGCTTTTTCTTTGAAGCTTATAATGAGAAAATATTCAACCAGCAGGGCATCAGTGGCTTTGTACAGGATAACCACTCCCGCTCCACCTATGGCGTGATCCGTGGCCTGCATTACCAGCTGACGCCCCATGCGCAAAGCAAGCTGGTGCGTGTGCTCAACGGGAAGATACTGGACGTAGCGGTGGATATCCGCAAGGGTTCCCCTACCTATGGTAAAGTGTTCGCCATTGAGCTTTCTGCCGATAACAAAAAGCAATTGTATATTCCTGCCGGTTTTGCCCATGGCTTTTCCGTGCTGAGTGAAGTGGCGGAAGTATTGTACAAATGCAATGCGTTCTATCATAAGGAAAGCGAAGGCGGTATCATTTACAATGATCCCATCCTGAAGATAGACTGGCAGATACCTGCTGATAAGGCGATCATCTCTGAAAAGGATGCCGCCAATCCCGGCTTTACCGATTGCAAAAACAATTTTGAGTTCGAAGGATAA
- a CDS encoding LytTR family DNA-binding domain-containing protein, whose product MQLFFFIKDQGRYVRVDFSDILFIEARSNYVQVVTRSRTYMCLVSMRQIEQLLPADAFCRVHRSYIVCLGNIHSFDKERIYMEERTVPIGDRYRESLFQRITLVRCRQSAPLLTAETAGEWL is encoded by the coding sequence ATGCAACTATTCTTTTTTATCAAGGACCAGGGACGATATGTACGGGTTGATTTCAGTGATATCCTGTTCATAGAGGCACGCAGCAACTATGTACAGGTGGTGACCCGGTCCCGCACCTATATGTGCCTGGTGTCCATGCGCCAGATAGAACAGTTATTGCCGGCTGATGCTTTCTGCCGGGTCCACCGTTCCTATATCGTGTGCCTGGGCAATATCCACTCCTTTGACAAGGAGCGGATCTATATGGAGGAAAGAACGGTGCCCATTGGCGACCGCTACCGGGAGTCCCTTTTCCAGCGGATCACCCTGGTGCGCTGCCGGCAGAGCGCTCCGCTGCTGACGGCTGAAACAGCGGGAGAATGGCTTTAA
- a CDS encoding galactose mutarotase — MKRLNQSLAVIALLAFAACNQQDRSTSTHLPSAAGFTDTIGGKTTSMVVIKNAHGIEAAFTTYGARLVSLVVPDKNGKPTPVVIGFDSARQYKESTEPYFSATVGRYGNRIKNGQFTLDSVPYQLTINNGPNTLHGGVSGFQDKVWDVASSNDSSIVFTYLSKDGEEGFPGNAQIKVTYSLTDDNGLKMEYEATTDKPTVMNLTNHAFFNLNGEGSGSILEHTLWIDADQYTPVDSTLIPTGVIAPVAGTPFDFNTPTTIGQRINEADTQLNYGKGYDHNYVLKGSGWHKAATATGDKSGIVLEVWTEEPGVQFYSGNFMQSKNTLRGGVKDDLRTAFCLETQHYPDSPNQPAFPSTVLRPGQTYKTVSMYRFDVKK, encoded by the coding sequence ATGAAACGATTGAACCAATCATTAGCGGTTATTGCCCTGTTGGCCTTTGCAGCCTGTAACCAGCAGGACAGATCCACATCAACACATTTACCCTCCGCGGCCGGTTTTACCGATACCATCGGAGGCAAAACAACTTCTATGGTAGTGATCAAAAATGCCCATGGCATAGAGGCGGCCTTTACCACTTATGGCGCGCGTCTTGTGTCCCTGGTAGTGCCCGACAAAAATGGTAAACCTACACCCGTGGTGATCGGCTTTGACAGCGCCCGTCAGTACAAAGAGTCCACAGAACCCTATTTCTCCGCCACTGTTGGTCGCTACGGCAACCGGATCAAAAATGGCCAGTTCACACTGGACAGCGTTCCTTACCAGCTCACCATCAACAATGGTCCCAATACCCTGCACGGTGGCGTCAGCGGTTTCCAGGATAAAGTATGGGATGTGGCCAGCAGCAATGATTCTTCCATTGTGTTCACCTATCTCTCCAAAGATGGTGAAGAAGGTTTCCCCGGTAATGCACAGATCAAGGTCACTTACTCCCTCACTGATGACAACGGTCTGAAGATGGAGTATGAGGCTACCACTGATAAGCCCACGGTGATGAACCTGACCAACCACGCTTTCTTCAACCTCAACGGTGAAGGTAGTGGCAGCATCCTGGAGCATACCCTCTGGATCGATGCAGATCAGTATACCCCGGTTGACAGCACCCTGATCCCCACCGGCGTTATTGCGCCCGTGGCAGGTACTCCCTTTGATTTCAACACGCCCACTACCATTGGCCAGCGTATCAATGAAGCAGATACCCAGCTGAACTATGGCAAAGGGTATGACCATAACTATGTACTCAAAGGCAGCGGCTGGCACAAAGCGGCTACTGCTACCGGCGATAAATCCGGTATCGTGCTGGAAGTATGGACAGAAGAACCCGGTGTCCAGTTCTATTCCGGTAACTTCATGCAAAGCAAGAACACCCTGCGTGGCGGCGTCAAGGACGACCTGCGCACTGCTTTCTGCCTGGAAACACAGCACTATCCTGACAGCCCCAACCAGCCTGCTTTCCCCAGCACGGTGCTGCGTCCCGGCCAGACCTACAAAACGGTGTCCATGTACCGTTTTGATGTTAAGAAATAG
- the rfbB gene encoding dTDP-glucose 4,6-dehydratase produces MANFTKKIMITGGAGFIGSHVVRLFVNKYPEYQIINLDALTYAGNLENLKDVESKDNYVFEKGDILDEKRIAELFEQYAFDAVIHLAAESHVDRSIIDPLAFVRTNVMGTCTLLNACRQAWAGKSLEGKLFYHVSTDEVYGSLGAEGFFTETTSYDPRSPYSASKASSDHFVMAWHHTYNLPVVMSNCSNNYGSNHFPEKLIPLMINNIRNGKPLPVYGKGDNIRDWLFVEDHARAIDVIFHKGKEGEKYNVGGFNEWKNIDLVHLLCSIMDKKLGQPEGTAAKLITYVKDRPGHDQRYAIDATRLNKELGWEPSLQFEEGLEKTVDWYLAHEEWVRHVTSGDYQHYYESQYNKR; encoded by the coding sequence ATGGCAAACTTTACCAAAAAGATCATGATCACCGGCGGCGCCGGTTTCATTGGCTCACATGTAGTGCGCCTGTTTGTAAACAAGTACCCGGAATACCAGATCATCAACCTGGATGCGCTGACCTATGCAGGTAATCTCGAAAACCTGAAGGACGTGGAAAGCAAGGACAATTACGTTTTTGAGAAAGGAGATATCCTGGATGAAAAACGCATTGCCGAACTGTTTGAACAGTACGCCTTTGATGCCGTGATCCACCTGGCTGCCGAAAGCCATGTAGACCGTTCCATCATTGACCCCCTGGCCTTTGTACGCACCAATGTAATGGGCACCTGCACGCTGCTCAATGCCTGCCGCCAGGCCTGGGCCGGCAAAAGCCTGGAAGGTAAACTGTTCTACCATGTATCCACTGATGAGGTGTACGGCTCACTGGGCGCAGAAGGCTTCTTCACAGAAACCACGTCCTATGATCCCCGTTCCCCCTATTCTGCTTCCAAAGCATCTTCGGACCATTTTGTAATGGCCTGGCACCATACCTATAACCTGCCCGTGGTCATGAGCAACTGCTCCAATAACTACGGGTCCAACCATTTTCCGGAAAAGCTGATCCCCCTTATGATCAACAATATCCGCAACGGTAAGCCGCTGCCGGTATATGGAAAGGGAGACAATATCCGCGACTGGCTCTTTGTAGAGGACCATGCCCGTGCTATTGATGTCATTTTCCACAAAGGAAAGGAAGGGGAGAAATACAATGTAGGCGGTTTCAATGAATGGAAGAATATTGACCTCGTTCACCTGCTCTGCAGCATTATGGACAAAAAATTAGGGCAGCCTGAAGGCACCGCAGCCAAACTGATCACCTATGTGAAGGACAGGCCGGGCCACGACCAGCGTTATGCTATTGACGCCACCAGGCTCAATAAAGAACTGGGCTGGGAACCTTCGCTCCAGTTTGAAGAAGGACTGGAAAAAACCGTAGACTGGTACCTGGCCCATGAAGAATGGGTGCGGCACGTGACCTCGGGCGATTACCAGCACTATTATGAAAGCCAGTACAACAAACGCTGA
- a CDS encoding RNA polymerase sigma factor, translating to MPATPLHNEQQLILQVAEGDEEAFASLFHHYTAQLHPHVAALVKSDSIAEEVVQETFLRVWLNRDQLPGIEYPRSWIFSIASNLCFNFFRSQLREERRIRVVAGAGVPEPDVLEETERKEVREAIREAVHQLSGQRRLIWQLHREQGLKQAEIARQLGISLSTVKNTIAQSMELIRQHLRGKGFWIPLCLIQAIARNLL from the coding sequence TTGCCTGCAACGCCATTACATAATGAACAGCAACTGATCCTGCAGGTAGCCGAAGGAGATGAGGAGGCTTTCGCCAGTCTTTTCCATCACTATACGGCCCAGTTGCATCCACATGTGGCGGCCCTGGTAAAATCCGATAGCATTGCCGAAGAGGTTGTACAGGAAACCTTTCTGCGGGTATGGCTTAACCGGGACCAGTTACCGGGTATTGAGTACCCCCGTTCCTGGATCTTCTCCATTGCTTCCAATCTCTGTTTCAATTTTTTCCGCAGCCAGCTGCGGGAAGAGCGGCGTATCCGGGTAGTGGCCGGCGCAGGGGTGCCAGAACCGGATGTGCTGGAGGAAACAGAACGTAAGGAAGTACGCGAAGCTATCCGCGAGGCCGTCCACCAGCTGTCCGGCCAGCGCCGGCTGATCTGGCAGCTCCACCGGGAGCAGGGCCTTAAACAGGCCGAGATCGCCCGGCAGCTGGGAATCTCCTTATCCACGGTAAAGAATACCATTGCCCAGTCCATGGAACTGATCCGCCAGCACCTGCGCGGAAAAGGTTTCTGGATCCCCCTTTGCCTTATCCAGGCTATTGCCAGAAATTTGTTATAA
- a CDS encoding nucleotide sugar dehydrogenase, which translates to MYKELIDKKGRLAVIGLGYVGLPIALAFARKLAVTGFDISSKRVAMLRAGTDPSRELDPQFFQGTDVLFTDDPEALRSARFYIIAVPTPVDKYNVPDLKPLLAASETVGRVLKPGDYVVYESTTYPGCTEEDCVPVLESVSGLRAGIDFKLGYSPERINPGDTRHTLQTVVKVVSGNDAEALETIAGVYALVAAAGVHKAPSIRVAEASKIVENTQRDLNIALMNELSLIFDRMGINTYDVIEAAGTKWNFLSFQPGLVGGNCIGVDPYYLTYKAASLGYESKVIAASRTINDDMARYVARKIITHVLRNASQPKVLVKGVTFKENVPDVRNSRIVDTVKELLAFNIRVDLEDPYADAAEVQEEYGLGLTRELAADYDAVIITVAHTSYRELDDAALAAITAPHALIADLKGIFKNNIYSRKYWSL; encoded by the coding sequence ATGTATAAGGAACTGATCGATAAGAAGGGAAGACTGGCAGTGATCGGCTTGGGTTATGTGGGACTACCCATTGCACTGGCTTTTGCCAGGAAACTGGCCGTTACAGGCTTTGACATCAGCAGCAAAAGGGTAGCCATGCTGCGCGCGGGAACGGATCCCAGCCGTGAACTGGACCCTCAGTTCTTTCAGGGAACTGATGTCCTGTTCACGGACGATCCTGAGGCGCTCCGTTCCGCCAGGTTCTACATCATTGCAGTGCCTACCCCGGTAGACAAGTACAATGTGCCGGACCTGAAACCGCTGCTGGCCGCCTCCGAAACGGTTGGCCGTGTGCTGAAGCCAGGGGATTATGTGGTGTATGAATCCACCACCTATCCCGGTTGTACGGAAGAGGATTGTGTGCCCGTTCTGGAAAGCGTATCCGGCCTGCGCGCCGGCATCGATTTCAAACTGGGCTACTCTCCTGAAAGGATCAACCCCGGCGATACCCGTCATACCCTGCAGACAGTGGTGAAAGTAGTGTCCGGCAATGATGCCGAAGCACTGGAAACCATTGCCGGGGTCTATGCACTGGTGGCCGCGGCAGGCGTACACAAGGCCCCTTCCATCAGGGTGGCCGAAGCCAGCAAGATTGTGGAGAATACCCAGCGCGACCTGAACATCGCCCTGATGAACGAGCTGTCCCTCATTTTTGACCGCATGGGGATCAATACCTATGACGTTATTGAGGCGGCAGGCACCAAGTGGAATTTCCTCTCTTTCCAGCCAGGGCTGGTAGGGGGTAATTGCATTGGCGTAGACCCTTACTATCTTACGTACAAAGCAGCCTCCCTGGGATATGAATCCAAAGTGATTGCAGCCAGCCGTACCATCAATGATGATATGGCCAGGTATGTTGCCCGGAAGATCATTACCCATGTGCTGCGCAACGCATCCCAGCCCAAAGTGCTGGTAAAAGGGGTCACTTTCAAGGAGAACGTCCCTGATGTACGCAACTCCCGGATCGTGGATACGGTGAAAGAGCTGCTGGCATTCAATATCCGCGTAGACCTTGAAGATCCTTACGCTGATGCTGCAGAAGTACAGGAGGAGTACGGCCTGGGCCTTACCAGGGAACTCGCTGCTGATTATGACGCCGTGATCATAACGGTGGCGCATACTTCCTACAGGGAGCTGGACGATGCAGCACTGGCAGCCATTACTGCCCCGCATGCATTGATAGCAGACCTGAAAGGGATTTTTAAAAACAATATCTATAGCAGAAAATACTGGAGTTTATAA
- a CDS encoding glycosyltransferase, producing MNRNCDIICFTLSRWDSEISSPALSLAREFARKNRVFYVEHPFSWKDYRNLRHTPQIQHRKEALLNGKNIYSQPASLPANITVVTPKLTIPINFLPPGWLYNRLAAINDGIVLQAIRQLIRDYQLKDFIYVNFFDPYFVRKMPADIKPLRTVYQSMDDISQVAYSNRHGTKLEEEIIRNFDYTLCTSKELTRLKSAFSPRVFFHPNAADTHIFRRAATEILPRPVELQGITKKIIGYTGSIEYRSDFELLHKIATAHSDKILFLVGPVQGDEHLKAGLDKLPNVVFAGPRKITELPPYLQYFDCVIIPFKKNTLTRSIYPLKINEYLAAGKPVVATHFSEDIYSFREVALVADSHEEFLQMIDQAIDTDSETLRAARMELAGRNTWEARVEQFWDIIDAAP from the coding sequence ATGAACAGGAACTGTGATATTATCTGTTTTACCCTTTCGCGCTGGGATTCCGAGATCTCTTCGCCGGCCCTTTCGCTGGCCAGGGAATTTGCCCGGAAGAACCGGGTTTTCTATGTGGAGCATCCTTTCTCCTGGAAGGACTACCGCAACCTGCGCCATACTCCGCAGATACAGCACCGGAAAGAAGCCCTGCTGAATGGGAAAAATATTTACAGTCAGCCGGCTTCCCTGCCGGCCAATATCACAGTGGTAACGCCTAAGCTCACCATTCCCATCAATTTCCTGCCGCCAGGCTGGTTGTACAACCGCCTCGCGGCCATCAATGACGGGATCGTGCTGCAGGCCATCCGGCAGCTGATCCGGGATTACCAGCTGAAGGACTTTATCTATGTCAATTTCTTTGATCCCTATTTTGTCCGGAAAATGCCGGCTGATATAAAGCCCCTGCGGACCGTATACCAGTCCATGGACGATATCTCCCAGGTGGCCTATTCCAACCGCCATGGAACAAAGCTGGAGGAAGAGATCATCCGGAACTTTGATTATACGCTCTGCACTTCTAAAGAGCTGACCCGGCTGAAATCAGCTTTTTCCCCCCGGGTATTCTTCCATCCCAATGCGGCCGATACCCATATTTTCCGGAGAGCTGCTACAGAGATCCTGCCCAGGCCTGTGGAGCTGCAGGGTATCACTAAAAAGATCATCGGGTATACCGGTAGTATTGAATACCGCTCGGATTTTGAACTGCTGCATAAGATAGCCACTGCACATAGTGATAAGATCCTGTTCCTGGTAGGGCCGGTGCAGGGCGATGAGCACCTGAAAGCAGGGCTGGATAAACTGCCGAACGTGGTGTTTGCAGGTCCGCGTAAGATCACGGAACTGCCGCCTTATTTACAGTATTTTGATTGTGTGATCATTCCCTTCAAAAAGAATACGCTGACCAGGAGCATTTATCCGCTCAAGATCAATGAATACCTGGCTGCGGGCAAGCCTGTGGTGGCCACGCATTTTTCGGAGGATATCTACTCTTTCCGGGAGGTGGCGCTGGTGGCTGACAGCCATGAGGAATTCCTGCAGATGATTGATCAGGCCATTGACACGGACAGTGAAACACTGCGTGCTGCACGGATGGAACTGGCGGGCCGGAATACCTGGGAAGCCCGGGTGGAACAGTTCTGGGATATTATCGACGCTGCTCCTTAG
- a CDS encoding protein-disulfide reductase DsbD family protein, translated as MVKQFLLMATLLIGGLYAMAQDPVKWQFSAKKTGDNMYEVRLTATVDNGWHIYSQSTPDGGPAPTVISFAKNPLLTITGKPKEMGKLEQKHEEVFGVDVKYYNNKVDFVQLVKVKGAAKTNISGTVSFMACTDEQCLPPKDIPFSIKL; from the coding sequence ATGGTAAAACAGTTCCTTTTGATGGCCACCCTGCTGATCGGTGGGTTATATGCAATGGCCCAGGACCCTGTAAAATGGCAATTCTCCGCTAAAAAGACCGGTGATAATATGTATGAGGTACGGCTTACGGCCACTGTGGATAATGGCTGGCATATCTATTCCCAGAGTACCCCGGATGGAGGACCTGCGCCTACAGTGATCAGCTTTGCTAAAAATCCCCTGCTCACCATTACCGGCAAGCCAAAAGAAATGGGCAAACTGGAGCAGAAACATGAAGAAGTATTTGGGGTAGATGTGAAATATTACAATAACAAGGTGGACTTTGTGCAGCTGGTAAAAGTGAAAGGCGCTGCCAAGACCAATATCAGCGGCACTGTTTCGTTTATGGCCTGTACAGATGAACAATGTCTGCCGCCAAAGGATATTCCTTTCTCTATAAAACTGTAA
- a CDS encoding FecR domain-containing protein produces the protein MQQERIHYLVAQYAAGQISYAEWQELQLLATEGRHHQQLLQSIQSWLEEGTLTAGYDPQRWQPVLDNILQADQNGRAATASPLQPAVPVIPVRRSWMARYGWVAAAVVLLTAGAGTWFLNRPASSMPVAVDPVAASKIDVAPGREGAILTLADGTRLVLDSAGNGMVAMQSGSQVMLKDGQLSYDTRTNPADSTRLVYNTMTTPRGRQFQLMLPDGSKVWLNAGSSLRYPTVFRGRERIVEVTGEAYFEVAASKDAAFIVNVGKGTSITVLGTSFNVNAYADEPSTNTTLLQGAVLVSHAGNMELLQPGQQAQLSAESKEIKVLKDVNVKEVIAWKNGVFVFNDADLTTVMRQLARWYDVEVSYAGAVPKGVYNGKIGRDLSLSDVLDGLSDIVKYRIEEGNRIVILP, from the coding sequence ATGCAACAAGAACGGATACACTACCTGGTAGCCCAGTATGCTGCCGGACAGATCAGCTATGCAGAATGGCAGGAGCTGCAGCTGCTGGCCACAGAAGGCCGGCACCACCAGCAGCTGCTGCAATCCATCCAGTCCTGGCTGGAGGAAGGCACGCTGACCGCCGGTTATGATCCGCAGCGCTGGCAGCCCGTACTGGACAATATACTGCAGGCTGATCAGAACGGTCGCGCAGCCACTGCCAGCCCGTTGCAGCCTGCCGTACCGGTAATTCCTGTACGCCGTTCCTGGATGGCCCGCTATGGCTGGGTGGCGGCGGCTGTGGTCCTGCTGACCGCAGGTGCAGGTACCTGGTTCCTGAACCGGCCAGCCAGCAGTATGCCGGTGGCAGTGGATCCGGTAGCTGCTTCCAAAATAGATGTAGCGCCCGGCAGGGAAGGGGCCATACTCACCCTGGCTGACGGCACCCGGCTGGTGCTGGACAGCGCCGGCAATGGCATGGTGGCCATGCAGAGCGGCAGCCAGGTGATGCTGAAGGACGGGCAGCTGAGCTATGATACCCGGACAAACCCGGCAGACAGCACCCGGCTGGTATACAATACCATGACCACGCCCCGCGGCCGGCAGTTCCAGCTCATGCTGCCGGATGGCAGCAAAGTATGGCTCAATGCCGGTTCCTCGCTGCGGTATCCAACTGTGTTCAGGGGCCGGGAACGGATAGTGGAGGTAACGGGTGAAGCCTATTTTGAAGTGGCAGCCAGTAAGGATGCGGCCTTTATAGTTAATGTCGGGAAGGGAACATCAATAACGGTACTGGGCACCAGCTTTAATGTCAACGCCTATGCTGATGAGCCCAGCACCAATACCACGCTGCTGCAGGGCGCCGTACTGGTGAGCCATGCCGGCAATATGGAATTGCTGCAGCCCGGTCAGCAGGCGCAGCTGTCGGCTGAAAGCAAAGAGATCAAAGTGCTGAAGGACGTAAATGTGAAAGAGGTAATTGCCTGGAAGAACGGTGTATTTGTGTTCAATGATGCAGACCTGACCACCGTGATGCGACAGCTGGCCCGCTGGTATGATGTGGAAGTGAGCTATGCCGGGGCCGTGCCCAAAGGCGTTTACAATGGAAAGATCGGGCGGGACCTCTCCCTCTCCGATGTGCTGGATGGACTGAGTGATATTGTTAAATACAGGATAGAAGAAGGGAACAGGATCGTGATCCTGCCCTGA
- a CDS encoding RNA polymerase sigma factor, whose translation MTEQELIQQLRQGDDQAFRTLVESCQDLVYNTALGIVQNPADAEDVAQEVFIQVYRSIDQFKGDARLSTWIYRITTTKALDHIRSKKRKKRFAFITSLFGPGNEVLYDPVDFNHPGVSLDQKEQAAALFKMIARLPENQKSAFILHKTEELSYQEIADVMGLTVSAVESLLFRARQNLKKMLENSGSPDT comes from the coding sequence TTGACTGAACAGGAATTGATACAACAGCTCCGCCAGGGTGACGACCAGGCCTTCAGGACCCTGGTGGAATCCTGCCAGGACCTTGTTTATAATACTGCCCTCGGTATTGTACAGAACCCCGCCGATGCCGAGGACGTGGCCCAGGAAGTATTTATCCAGGTCTACCGCTCCATTGACCAGTTCAAGGGCGATGCCCGGCTGTCTACCTGGATCTACCGGATCACCACCACCAAGGCGCTGGACCATATCCGCAGTAAAAAGCGCAAAAAAAGGTTCGCGTTCATCACCAGCCTTTTTGGTCCTGGCAATGAAGTACTCTATGATCCCGTGGATTTTAACCACCCCGGGGTGTCCCTGGACCAGAAGGAACAGGCGGCCGCCCTTTTTAAAATGATTGCCAGATTACCCGAAAATCAAAAATCGGCCTTTATTTTGCATAAGACGGAAGAGCTTAGTTACCAGGAAATTGCGGATGTAATGGGGTTAACCGTCTCCGCAGTGGAATCCCTGCTTTTCCGGGCCCGTCAGAACCTGAAAAAAATGCTGGAAAACAGTGGCTCTCCAGATACCTGA
- a CDS encoding sigma-70 family RNA polymerase sigma factor yields MGSVYDDNEARLVADVKSGEKGAIARLYELFYDPLVGFTRQITGDNKEAEDIISNTFIKLMNKNRHFNTLKNIKSFLYVTAHNAAVDFLRSAKRQEQVQREMAYLSDTLLYPDHDFLQVKTEAIVSVCREMDILPRQCREVFDQFFFRQRTTREIAQDLNIKDVTVRRQKQIALDMLRAALQKKTELHQ; encoded by the coding sequence ATGGGCTCTGTTTATGATGACAATGAAGCAAGGTTAGTAGCTGATGTCAAAAGTGGAGAAAAAGGGGCCATCGCCAGGCTCTATGAATTGTTTTACGACCCCCTGGTAGGCTTTACCAGGCAGATCACGGGGGACAACAAAGAAGCGGAGGACATCATCAGTAACACGTTCATCAAACTGATGAACAAGAACCGGCACTTCAACACACTGAAGAACATTAAATCATTCCTGTATGTCACTGCACACAATGCAGCGGTGGATTTTTTGCGTTCGGCCAAAAGGCAGGAGCAGGTCCAGCGGGAAATGGCTTACCTCTCGGATACGCTCCTGTATCCCGACCATGATTTCCTCCAGGTAAAAACCGAAGCCATTGTGTCTGTTTGCCGGGAAATGGATATCCTGCCACGCCAGTGCCGGGAAGTATTTGACCAGTTCTTCTTCCGGCAGCGGACCACCCGGGAAATAGCGCAGGACCTCAATATCAAGGATGTGACCGTCCGGCGCCAGAAACAGATTGCCCTGGATATGCTGCGGGCCGCCCTGCAGAAAAAAACGGAGCTTCATCAGTGA